One region of Gopherus evgoodei ecotype Sinaloan lineage chromosome 23, rGopEvg1_v1.p, whole genome shotgun sequence genomic DNA includes:
- the KAT7 gene encoding histone acetyltransferase KAT7 isoform X1: protein MSGSVVLQRNAGSSSDGTEDSDFSTDPEHTDSSESDGTSRRSARVTRSSARLSQSSQDSSPVRNPPSFGTEEPAYSTRRVTRSQQQPTPVTPKKYPLRQTRSSGSETEQVVDLSDRDTKNAVDHDESPPRTPTGNAPSSESDIDISSPNVSHDESIAKDMSMKDSGSDLSHRPKRRRFHESYNFNMKCPTPGCNSLGHLTGKHERHFSISGCPLYHNLSADECKVRAQSRDKQIEERMLSHRQDDNNRHATRHQAPTERQLRYKEKVAELRKKRNAGLTKEQKEKYMEHRQTYGNTREPLLENLTSEYDLELFRRAQARASEDLEKLRLQGQITEGSNMIKTIAFGRYELDTWYHSPYPEEYARLGRLYMCEFCLKYMKSQTILRRHMAKCVWKHPPGDEIYRKGSISVFEVDGKKNKIYCQNLCLLAKLFLDHKTLYYDVEPFLFYVMTEADNTGCHLIGYFSKEKNSFLNYNVSCILTMPQYMRQGYGKMLIDFSYLLSKVEEKVGSPERPLSDLGLISYRSYWKEVLLRYLHNFQGKEISIKEISQETAVNPVDIVSTLQALQMLKYWKGKHLVLKRQDLIDEWIAKEAKRSNTNKTMDPSCLKWTPPKGT from the exons ATGTCTGGGTCTGTGGTGTTACAGAGGAATGCAGGCAGTAGTTCAGATGGAACCGAAGACTCCGATTTCTCTACAGATCCTGAGCACACGGACAGCTCTGAAAGCGATGGCACATCGCGAAGATCCGCCCGCGTGACCCGTTCCTCAGCCAGGCTCAGTCAGAGCTCTCAAG aTTCCAGCCCAGTTCGTAATCCGCCATCCTTTGGCACAGAGGAGCCTGCCTATTCTACTAGGAGGGTGACCCGCAGTCAACAACAACCCACCCCTGTGACTCCAAAAAAATATCCACTCCGACAGACCCGCTCATCTGGATCAGAAACAGAGCAAGTGGTTGACTTATCCGATAGAG ATACCAAAAATGCAGTGGATCATGACGAGTCTCCACCGCGCACCCCAACTGGGAATGCCCCCTCTTCAGAGTCTGACATAGATATTTCCAGTCCAAATGTGTCCCATGATGAGAGCATTGCCAAGGACATGTCCATGAAGGATTCTGGAAGTGACCTGTCTCACCGCCCCAAGCGCCGCCGCTTCCACGAAAGCTACAACTTCAACATGAAGTGTCCCACACCTGGTTGCAACTCCCTAG GACACCTAACAGGGAAGCATGAGAGACACTTTTCCATATCAGGATGTCCACTATATCATAATCTCTCAGCAGATGAGTGCAAG GTGAGAGCGCAGAGCCGAGATAAACAGATCGAGGAGAGGATGCTGTCCCACAGACAGGATGACAACAACAGGCATGCCACCAGACATCAG GCACCAACAGAGAGACAGCTGCGGTACAAAGAGAAAGTAGCAGagctgaggaagaaaaggaatgCGGGACTAACCAAGGagcagaaagaaaagtacatG GAACACAGACAAACCTATGGCAACACCAGAGAACCCCTCTTGGAAAACCTGACTAGCGAGTATGACCTAGAGCTTTTCCGAAGAGCACAAGCACGAGCTTCTGAAGACCTG GAGAAGTTAcggcttcagggccagatcacAGAAGGCAGCAACATGATTAAAACAATTGCCTTTGGCCGCTATGAGCTGGACACCTGGTATCATTCTCCCTATCCAGAAGAGTATGCTCGTTTGGGACGCCTCTACATGTGCGAGTTCTGTCTCAAATACATGAAGAGTCAGACAATACTACGCAGACATATG GCAAAATGTGTCTGGAAACATCCACCAGGGGACGAAATTTACCGCAAAGGCTCCATTTCAGTGTTTGAAGTGGATGGGAAAAAGAACAAG ATCTACTGCCAAAACCTGTGCCTGCTGGCGAAGCTTTTCTTGGATCATAAGACTCTGTATTATGACGTTGAACCCTTCCTCTTCTATGTCATGACAGAAGCTGACAACACTGGCTGCCACCTGATAGGGTATTTCTCCAAG GAGAAGAATTCTTTTCTCAACTACAATGTGTCTTGTATTCTGACGATGCCCCAGTACATGAGGCAGGGTTATGGCAAaatgctcattgacttca GTTATTTACTTTCCAAAGTGGAAGAAAAGGTTGGCTCTCCAGAACGCCCACTGTCTGACTTGGGCCTTATCAGCTACCGTAGTTACTGGAAGGAAGTTCTTCTCCGTTATCTACATAATTTCCAAGGCAAAGAGATCTCTATCAAAG AAATCAGCCAGGAGACTGCAGTGAACCCTGTTGACATTGTTAGTACTCTGCAGGCACTTCAGATGCTCAAATACTGGAAGGGAAAACACCTGGTGTTAAAGAGACAG GATCTGATTGACGAATGGATAGCCAAAGAGGCAAAAAGATCAAACACCAATAAGACAATGGATCCCAGTTGTTTGAAATGGACCCCTCCCAAGGGAACTTAA
- the KAT7 gene encoding histone acetyltransferase KAT7 isoform X2, which yields MPRRKRNAGSSSDGTEDSDFSTDPEHTDSSESDGTSRRSARVTRSSARLSQSSQDSSPVRNPPSFGTEEPAYSTRRVTRSQQQPTPVTPKKYPLRQTRSSGSETEQVVDLSDRDTKNAVDHDESPPRTPTGNAPSSESDIDISSPNVSHDESIAKDMSMKDSGSDLSHRPKRRRFHESYNFNMKCPTPGCNSLGHLTGKHERHFSISGCPLYHNLSADECKVRAQSRDKQIEERMLSHRQDDNNRHATRHQAPTERQLRYKEKVAELRKKRNAGLTKEQKEKYMEHRQTYGNTREPLLENLTSEYDLELFRRAQARASEDLEKLRLQGQITEGSNMIKTIAFGRYELDTWYHSPYPEEYARLGRLYMCEFCLKYMKSQTILRRHMAKCVWKHPPGDEIYRKGSISVFEVDGKKNKIYCQNLCLLAKLFLDHKTLYYDVEPFLFYVMTEADNTGCHLIGYFSKEKNSFLNYNVSCILTMPQYMRQGYGKMLIDFSYLLSKVEEKVGSPERPLSDLGLISYRSYWKEVLLRYLHNFQGKEISIKEISQETAVNPVDIVSTLQALQMLKYWKGKHLVLKRQDLIDEWIAKEAKRSNTNKTMDPSCLKWTPPKGT from the exons ATGCCGCGCAGGAAG AGGAATGCAGGCAGTAGTTCAGATGGAACCGAAGACTCCGATTTCTCTACAGATCCTGAGCACACGGACAGCTCTGAAAGCGATGGCACATCGCGAAGATCCGCCCGCGTGACCCGTTCCTCAGCCAGGCTCAGTCAGAGCTCTCAAG aTTCCAGCCCAGTTCGTAATCCGCCATCCTTTGGCACAGAGGAGCCTGCCTATTCTACTAGGAGGGTGACCCGCAGTCAACAACAACCCACCCCTGTGACTCCAAAAAAATATCCACTCCGACAGACCCGCTCATCTGGATCAGAAACAGAGCAAGTGGTTGACTTATCCGATAGAG ATACCAAAAATGCAGTGGATCATGACGAGTCTCCACCGCGCACCCCAACTGGGAATGCCCCCTCTTCAGAGTCTGACATAGATATTTCCAGTCCAAATGTGTCCCATGATGAGAGCATTGCCAAGGACATGTCCATGAAGGATTCTGGAAGTGACCTGTCTCACCGCCCCAAGCGCCGCCGCTTCCACGAAAGCTACAACTTCAACATGAAGTGTCCCACACCTGGTTGCAACTCCCTAG GACACCTAACAGGGAAGCATGAGAGACACTTTTCCATATCAGGATGTCCACTATATCATAATCTCTCAGCAGATGAGTGCAAG GTGAGAGCGCAGAGCCGAGATAAACAGATCGAGGAGAGGATGCTGTCCCACAGACAGGATGACAACAACAGGCATGCCACCAGACATCAG GCACCAACAGAGAGACAGCTGCGGTACAAAGAGAAAGTAGCAGagctgaggaagaaaaggaatgCGGGACTAACCAAGGagcagaaagaaaagtacatG GAACACAGACAAACCTATGGCAACACCAGAGAACCCCTCTTGGAAAACCTGACTAGCGAGTATGACCTAGAGCTTTTCCGAAGAGCACAAGCACGAGCTTCTGAAGACCTG GAGAAGTTAcggcttcagggccagatcacAGAAGGCAGCAACATGATTAAAACAATTGCCTTTGGCCGCTATGAGCTGGACACCTGGTATCATTCTCCCTATCCAGAAGAGTATGCTCGTTTGGGACGCCTCTACATGTGCGAGTTCTGTCTCAAATACATGAAGAGTCAGACAATACTACGCAGACATATG GCAAAATGTGTCTGGAAACATCCACCAGGGGACGAAATTTACCGCAAAGGCTCCATTTCAGTGTTTGAAGTGGATGGGAAAAAGAACAAG ATCTACTGCCAAAACCTGTGCCTGCTGGCGAAGCTTTTCTTGGATCATAAGACTCTGTATTATGACGTTGAACCCTTCCTCTTCTATGTCATGACAGAAGCTGACAACACTGGCTGCCACCTGATAGGGTATTTCTCCAAG GAGAAGAATTCTTTTCTCAACTACAATGTGTCTTGTATTCTGACGATGCCCCAGTACATGAGGCAGGGTTATGGCAAaatgctcattgacttca GTTATTTACTTTCCAAAGTGGAAGAAAAGGTTGGCTCTCCAGAACGCCCACTGTCTGACTTGGGCCTTATCAGCTACCGTAGTTACTGGAAGGAAGTTCTTCTCCGTTATCTACATAATTTCCAAGGCAAAGAGATCTCTATCAAAG AAATCAGCCAGGAGACTGCAGTGAACCCTGTTGACATTGTTAGTACTCTGCAGGCACTTCAGATGCTCAAATACTGGAAGGGAAAACACCTGGTGTTAAAGAGACAG GATCTGATTGACGAATGGATAGCCAAAGAGGCAAAAAGATCAAACACCAATAAGACAATGGATCCCAGTTGTTTGAAATGGACCCCTCCCAAGGGAACTTAA
- the LOC115639000 gene encoding LOW QUALITY PROTEIN: protachykinin-like (The sequence of the model RefSeq protein was modified relative to this genomic sequence to represent the inferred CDS: substituted 1 base at 1 genomic stop codon), giving the protein MESLXLFPAGFLCLQIFCFEDVPSLEEDSGTAPSLKDEGLQSGSLQRFAQLMKRGKFQQFYGLMGKRASGVPHTSPEEHKRHQGETFIGLMGRRSSSESQHRTGTTASHFLHGSHSMTLHQQPTSAPFLHKH; this is encoded by the exons ATGGAAAGCTTATAGCTTTTTCCTGCTGGTTTTCTTTGTTTACAGATTTTCTGTTTTGAAGATGTGCCCAGTTTGGAGGAAGACTCTGGGACGGCCCCATCTCTGAAG GATGAAGGCTTGCAGAGCGGCTCACTCCAGCGCTTTGCACAGCTGATGAAAAGGGGGAAATTCCAGCAGTTCTACGGCCTGATGGGAAAACGGGCTAGTG gggtgCCACATACTTCACCAGAGGAGCATAAGA GGCACCAAGGAGAGACGTTCATAGGACTCATGGGACGAAGATCCTCCAGTGAG AGTCAACACAGGACTGGGACAACAGCCAGCCACTTCCTGCATGGGAGCCATAGCATGACACTCCATCAGCAACCAACATCTGCTCCTTTCCTTCACAAGCACTAG